The DNA window TTGTCCATCAAAAAAGGCTGTCAGATCTTCGGTTTCGATTTCATTGATCAATTCAATTTCTTTTTGCTGAGCAAGGATGCGCATATTACGAATCGCTTCATCGACCACGCTTTTTAAAGAATTATTTTCGGGGAAAATTTCAAGTGTGCCGGAATCGATCCGGGTAATGTCAAGAATATCATTGATAAATGTGAGAAGCTTTTTATTATTGGCAAGAATACTACCCAGAATTTCTTTTTGATCTTCCGTGACCGGATCGACATGCTCGTGATACAACGCTTCCACAAAACTCTGATTGGCAATGATAGGGCCGCGCAAATCATTAACGATAGTCGAGGTAAAATTTGTTTTAATTCTTTCAATTTCTTCGAGTTTGGTAATGTAACGCATTGTCAATACCATCTCACGCGTTATTAGTTGCAGCAACTTGAAAATGTCTTTATTGTATGCAAACGTATCGGGAGTAAACACGGCAATCGAACCGATAACCTGATGCTCATCGCGCATCGGAATCACTAAGAACGAATTAACGTCGCTGGAACCGTCCGTTCCAACTCGCTCCGGTTTCAAAACATCTCTTCGAGCCGCCTTGGCAACCCCAAGCCGGATTTTCTCAGGATTAAATTCCTGTGATGTAATGAGCCCGACACATTTATCTAAAAACTTTTCCTGAACTGTTTTCTGAATATCAAAAGTTACATGTGCTTCATCTTTTGAAAATAGCGACACAGCGGCCGCATGGTACTCCACGATTTGCTCGAACAATTCAAAAAACTTCTTAATCATTTCAGTTCGGCTATAAGCATACCGGGAAAGATCCCGCATTCGGTTGGAAACTGTCGATTCATAGAG is part of the bacterium genome and encodes:
- a CDS encoding hybrid sensor histidine kinase/response regulator encodes the protein MAKEKILVVDDSATQLIMYKMALSKAGYRVISAKNGVEGMHMVETENPDLIVSDIIMPELNGYQFCRLVKDDPSRAHTPIILLTSLGQQQDRFWGIEAGANSFVTKSTDTSELLAQVERLLRETVKPEKLDYSQRDEENLDLTTVDTSEESIKSKINRILERLLYESTVSNRMRDLSRYAYSRTEMIKKFFELFEQIVEYHAAAVSLFSKDEAHVTFDIQKTVQEKFLDKCVGLITSQEFNPEKIRLGVAKAARRDVLKPERVGTDGSSDVNSFLVIPMRDEHQVIGSIAVFTPDTFAYNKDIFKLLQLITREMVLTMRYITKLEEIERIKTNFTSTIVNDLRGPIIANQSFVEALYHEHVDPVTEDQKEILGSILANNKKLLTFINDILDITRIDSGTLEIFPENNSLKSVVDEAIRNMRILAQQKEIELINEIETEDLTAFFDGQKIVQVLNNLISNSIKFTPNGGSVAINADEDSHGGVRFSIRDTGIGIPEEDLPHIFEKYKKTGGVFTSDEHAGGGGTGLGLAICKSIIEAHQGKIEVESKVGEGTSFFFTLNVKPHA